In a single window of the Aminomonas paucivorans DSM 12260 genome:
- a CDS encoding TldD/PmbA family protein — protein sequence MNEKGIADLLEQLAEQKKRGVDHGEVYLQTGTGHLIHYEDRRIEEISSFRADGVSARLVQGEATFMAHAPGLQADTASRVLRLAEADAGQALSAPLGGTDPLLEPEPGLPSLEADWLAEVDRTIREGSPWVKQVGIQIRSSSKQVLVLGSHGRAAQDRRRYTSFSVHVVVERDGVLRTGYEARSCSFPMEQFWGGEDPLALGREALRRALLQLEARPCPAGVFPVVVSGSAGGTLIHEACGHGLEADIVRKDYSAFRDRLGQPVASPLIHLVDDATLPGNYGSYAVDDEGTPAGRTVLLEAGILKGYLTDLTNARLGGWPATGNGRRESYRCAPVPRMSNTFVLPGDMEEEEMLDRMGEGLYVRMMGGGEVDPTTGDFVFHVSEGYRVEGGVIAYPVRGATLTGNGPEVLRNVQAVGRDLHFEPGICGKAGQGVPVSDGQPSLWIREILVGGSDTGDEDA from the coding sequence ATGAACGAAAAGGGAATCGCCGATCTGCTCGAACAGCTCGCGGAACAGAAAAAACGGGGAGTAGACCACGGAGAAGTCTACCTTCAGACGGGGACGGGACACCTGATCCACTACGAAGACCGACGCATCGAGGAGATCTCCTCCTTTCGAGCCGACGGTGTGAGCGCCCGGCTGGTGCAGGGAGAAGCGACCTTTATGGCCCACGCCCCGGGGCTGCAGGCGGACACCGCAAGCCGGGTCCTCCGTCTGGCGGAGGCGGATGCGGGGCAAGCCCTCTCGGCTCCCCTGGGGGGAACCGATCCCCTCCTGGAACCCGAACCGGGGCTTCCCTCCCTGGAGGCGGACTGGCTGGCGGAGGTGGATCGGACGATCCGGGAGGGCAGTCCCTGGGTCAAGCAGGTGGGAATCCAGATCCGCTCCTCCTCCAAACAGGTGCTCGTCTTGGGATCCCACGGCCGAGCGGCCCAAGACAGGCGACGCTACACCAGCTTTTCCGTCCACGTGGTGGTGGAGCGGGACGGGGTCCTCCGCACGGGGTACGAGGCCCGGTCCTGTTCCTTCCCCATGGAACAGTTCTGGGGAGGGGAAGACCCCCTCGCCCTGGGACGGGAGGCGTTGCGCCGGGCGCTTTTGCAGCTGGAAGCGCGACCCTGTCCCGCCGGGGTCTTCCCGGTGGTAGTGTCCGGCTCCGCCGGAGGCACCCTGATCCACGAGGCCTGCGGCCACGGTCTGGAGGCGGACATCGTCCGCAAGGACTACTCCGCCTTTCGGGACCGCCTCGGCCAACCCGTGGCCAGCCCCCTGATCCACCTGGTGGACGACGCCACGTTGCCGGGGAACTACGGCTCCTACGCCGTGGACGACGAAGGGACCCCGGCAGGGAGGACGGTCCTCCTGGAGGCGGGGATCCTCAAGGGCTACCTCACCGACCTGACGAACGCCCGCCTGGGCGGATGGCCCGCCACAGGGAACGGACGGCGGGAATCTTACCGCTGCGCCCCCGTCCCCCGGATGAGCAACACCTTCGTCCTCCCCGGGGACATGGAGGAAGAGGAGATGCTGGACCGCATGGGGGAGGGGTTATACGTCCGCATGATGGGCGGCGGGGAGGTGGACCCCACCACGGGGGACTTCGTCTTCCACGTGAGCGAGGGCTACCGGGTGGAGGGAGGCGTAATCGCCTATCCCGTTCGAGGGGCCACCCTTACGGGAAACGGTCCGGAGGTGTTGCGCAACGTGCAGGCGGTGGGACGGGACCTTCACTTCGAACCGGGCATCTGCGGGAAGGCGGGACAGGGGGTCCCCGTCTCGGACGGGCAGCCGTCCCTCTGGATCCGGGAAATCCTGGTAGGGGGCAGCGACACGGGCGATGAAGACGCCTAG